One part of the Lachnospiraceae bacterium JLR.KK002 genome encodes these proteins:
- a CDS encoding RNA polymerase sigma factor, translating to MSVNLSEQYDKIYRYCYFKVKNACLAEDLTQETFLRYFAQTSYVHRGKELAYLYTIARNLCADFYRKPQKAGAEGDFFRNGHRQLTEKCSENPMEHVETALHLQMAVEKLSPKQQEVILLRYVNQLSVKEICKITGLSRSSEYRMEKEALGRLKKMLEEG from the coding sequence GTGTCTGTAAATCTCAGTGAACAGTACGATAAAATATACCGTTATTGTTACTTTAAAGTGAAAAATGCCTGTCTGGCAGAAGATCTGACACAGGAAACTTTTCTGCGGTATTTTGCTCAGACTTCTTATGTGCATCGGGGAAAGGAACTGGCTTATCTCTATACCATTGCCCGGAATCTGTGTGCGGATTTCTACCGAAAGCCGCAGAAAGCAGGGGCAGAGGGAGATTTTTTCCGGAACGGACACCGGCAGCTGACGGAAAAATGTTCGGAAAATCCCATGGAGCATGTGGAGACAGCCCTTCATTTGCAGATGGCTGTGGAAAAACTTTCGCCAAAACAGCAGGAAGTGATTCTGCTTCGCTATGTGAACCAGCTTTCTGTAAAAGAAATCTGCAAAATCACAGGTTTATCCAGAAGCAGTGAATATCGGATGGAAAAAGAAGCTCTGGGGCGATTAAAAAAAATGCTGGAGGAGGGATAG